The Roseibaca calidilacus genome has a window encoding:
- the map gene encoding type I methionyl aminopeptidase: MTISQDAELQALRKIGRIVARTLQGMAKAMEPGMTTAELDDIGRAMLEREGAVSAPESLYSFPGATCISVNDAIAHGVPGPQKLAEGDLVNIDVSASLDGFFADTGASFCLGAASEDTQRLCRDGQRAMQIGIAQVGHGKPISGIGNAIGAFASKRGYTLIRNLASHGIGRALHEAPKEIPTWPTRRDTRRMRHGMVLTVEPFLARGGLWADTVAGDDWTLYSTPRSPVVQYEHTVIATRRGPVILTLPH, translated from the coding sequence ATGACAATTTCACAAGACGCAGAGTTGCAGGCGCTGCGCAAGATCGGGCGGATCGTTGCGCGCACCTTGCAGGGCATGGCCAAGGCCATGGAACCGGGCATGACCACAGCAGAGCTGGACGATATTGGCCGCGCGATGCTGGAGCGCGAGGGCGCGGTGTCTGCGCCGGAATCGCTTTACAGCTTTCCGGGCGCGACCTGTATCAGCGTCAATGACGCCATTGCGCATGGTGTTCCCGGCCCCCAAAAATTGGCAGAGGGCGATTTGGTCAATATCGACGTGTCGGCCTCGCTGGACGGTTTTTTTGCCGATACCGGGGCCAGCTTTTGTCTTGGTGCGGCGTCGGAAGATACCCAGAGGCTGTGCCGCGACGGTCAGCGCGCGATGCAGATCGGGATTGCGCAGGTCGGGCATGGCAAACCCATCTCCGGCATTGGCAATGCGATCGGTGCGTTCGCCAGCAAGCGCGGCTATACGCTGATCCGCAATCTGGCCAGCCATGGGATTGGCCGCGCGTTGCACGAAGCGCCGAAAGAAATTCCGACATGGCCCACCCGCCGCGATACCCGCCGCATGCGGCATGGCATGGTCCTGACGGTAGAGCCGTTTCTGGCGCGCGGCGGGCTTTGGGCAGACACGGTCGCAGGCGACGATTGGACGCTCTATAGCACCCCCCGCAGCCCTGTTGTGCAATATGAGCATACCGTGATCGCCACGCGGCGCGGGCCGGTCATCCTGACATTACCGCACTGA
- the proS gene encoding proline--tRNA ligase: MRLTRYFLPVLKETPSEAQIASHRLMLRAGLIKQASAGIYSWLPLGYKVLKRIEQIVHEEQIRAGHIPMLMPTLQSADLWRESGRYDDYGQEMLRITDRHGRDMLYGPTNEELITDIFRSHVNSYKDLPLTLYHIQWKFRDEVRPRFGVMRGREFYMKDGYNFDLTKEDALHAYNRHLVSYLRSYERMGLQAIPMRADGGPIGGDYTHEFLVLAETGESEVFYDSEITDMKFGDRAVDYDSVDQCQAVLEEFTSRYARTDETHEEALFNDQVPEARRRSARGIEVGQIFYFGTKYSEAMGATVVTPDGGRVPVHMGSHGIGVSRLLGAIIEASHDEKGIIWPEGVTPFHCGIVNLKQGDAAADAACESLYAALTAKGLEPLYDDRAERAGAKFATMDLIGLPWRITVGPRGLEKGVVELTSRRTGESEEMSPEAAVDRIAQIYS; the protein is encoded by the coding sequence ATGCGCCTGACCCGCTATTTCCTGCCCGTGCTGAAGGAAACCCCGTCCGAGGCGCAGATCGCCAGCCACCGGCTGATGCTGCGCGCAGGGCTTATAAAGCAGGCCAGCGCCGGGATCTATTCGTGGCTGCCCTTGGGTTACAAGGTGCTCAAGCGCATTGAACAGATCGTGCATGAAGAACAGATCCGCGCGGGGCATATCCCCATGCTGATGCCCACGCTGCAATCGGCCGATCTGTGGCGCGAATCCGGGCGCTACGATGATTACGGGCAGGAAATGCTGCGCATTACCGACCGGCACGGGCGCGACATGCTTTATGGTCCGACGAACGAGGAATTGATTACCGACATCTTCCGCAGCCATGTGAACAGCTACAAGGACCTGCCGCTGACGCTATATCACATCCAGTGGAAGTTCCGCGACGAGGTGCGCCCGCGCTTCGGCGTGATGCGGGGTCGCGAATTCTACATGAAGGACGGGTATAATTTCGACCTGACCAAGGAAGACGCGCTGCATGCCTATAACCGCCATCTGGTCAGCTACCTGCGCAGCTATGAGCGGATGGGCCTGCAAGCCATTCCCATGCGCGCCGATGGTGGGCCGATTGGCGGCGATTACACGCATGAATTCCTTGTGCTGGCCGAAACCGGGGAATCGGAAGTGTTTTATGATTCCGAGATCACCGACATGAAATTCGGGGACCGCGCGGTGGATTACGACAGCGTAGACCAATGCCAGGCGGTGCTGGAAGAATTCACCTCGCGCTACGCCCGCACGGACGAAACCCATGAGGAAGCGTTGTTCAACGACCAGGTGCCGGAAGCGCGCCGTCGCAGCGCCCGCGGTATTGAAGTGGGGCAGATCTTCTATTTCGGCACCAAATATTCCGAAGCCATGGGCGCCACCGTCGTCACCCCCGATGGCGGGCGCGTTCCGGTGCATATGGGCAGCCACGGGATTGGCGTAAGCCGCCTGCTGGGCGCGATTATTGAGGCGAGCCATGACGAGAAGGGCATCATCTGGCCCGAAGGCGTCACGCCGTTCCATTGCGGGATCGTGAACCTGAAACAGGGCGACGCAGCGGCGGATGCAGCTTGCGAAAGCCTCTATGCTGCGCTGACCGCCAAGGGGCTGGAGCCGCTATATGACGACCGCGCCGAACGCGCGGGCGCGAAATTCGCCACGATGGACCTGATCGGCCTGCCATGGCGTATTACCGTGGGGCCGCGCGGGCTGGAAAAGGGTGTGGTGGAACTGACCTCGCGCCGCACGGGCGAGAGCGAAGAGATGTCGCCAGAGGCGGCTGTGGACCGGATCGCCCAGATCTACAGCTAA
- a CDS encoding tetratricopeptide repeat protein, producing the protein MISNILTWFEQEATLLQAIAAGTAILGFGGAVIWGAFRLIRWAVTKPKPVQVEARVTFADEQTRLTMPEFLRMRKLLRDDIIAELDRADDEERRRLQARIDDLTAQINDPEGAFEAERKRLADLEDKLLREGNELGAERLNSAIAKLRAGNTDEAEAIFSEIAAREAMAVQRAARAEFGLGEIAESRVEWRAAAQHYARAAELEPDYEPLLAAGELLWRSGQYDAALNANKQLVEFSKDKFGPNNPRTALAQNNFAETLRALGQHEEALVQFKQALTVVQKAFGANDTKVGACLNNIAEVLRELHHYEEAEPFYQQGVEIGRATIAIDTLGYATSLNNYSVFLREVGRHNEAEPLIREALRLTKASLGERHPTVATRLNNLSLLLAITGRSGEAEELLREAIEIGRETLDVQHPDLAVWINNLAGLLENTGRVNEATPLYLEALEIFRAALGDDHPDTQTVARNTLIHLREHAPDHPDRAALEAVFGTPDAP; encoded by the coding sequence ATGATTTCAAACATCCTGACATGGTTCGAGCAAGAGGCGACGCTACTACAGGCCATCGCGGCCGGAACGGCGATCCTTGGGTTCGGTGGCGCGGTGATCTGGGGGGCGTTCCGGCTCATCCGTTGGGCGGTGACAAAGCCCAAACCGGTGCAGGTAGAAGCCAGAGTTACATTTGCTGACGAGCAAACCCGGCTGACCATGCCAGAATTCCTGCGCATGCGTAAATTGCTGCGCGACGACATCATCGCCGAACTGGACCGCGCGGATGACGAAGAGCGCAGGCGCCTGCAAGCGCGCATCGACGATCTGACCGCTCAGATCAACGACCCCGAAGGCGCGTTCGAGGCGGAGCGCAAACGCTTGGCCGATCTGGAAGACAAGCTGTTGCGCGAGGGCAATGAACTTGGGGCGGAGCGGCTGAACTCTGCCATTGCCAAGCTGCGCGCGGGCAATACGGATGAGGCGGAGGCGATCTTTTCCGAAATCGCGGCGCGCGAGGCGATGGCGGTGCAACGCGCCGCGCGCGCTGAATTCGGCTTGGGCGAAATCGCGGAATCGCGGGTGGAGTGGCGGGCGGCGGCGCAGCACTACGCACGGGCGGCGGAACTGGAACCCGACTATGAACCTTTGCTGGCAGCTGGTGAACTATTATGGCGTAGCGGGCAGTATGATGCTGCATTGAACGCAAACAAGCAGCTTGTCGAGTTTTCGAAAGACAAATTTGGGCCCAACAACCCAAGGACCGCGCTTGCCCAAAACAATTTTGCAGAAACCTTGCGAGCGCTAGGGCAGCATGAAGAAGCGCTTGTCCAATTCAAACAAGCGCTTACAGTTGTACAAAAAGCGTTCGGCGCAAACGATACCAAGGTTGGCGCATGTCTGAACAATATAGCCGAAGTTTTAAGAGAGCTGCATCATTACGAGGAAGCCGAGCCCTTCTATCAACAGGGAGTTGAGATTGGACGTGCTACGATCGCAATCGACACTCTCGGATACGCGACAAGCCTAAATAACTACTCTGTGTTTCTTCGCGAGGTTGGGCGGCACAATGAGGCAGAGCCTCTTATCAGAGAAGCGCTCAGATTAACCAAAGCTTCGCTAGGCGAGCGCCATCCTACCGTGGCAACACGGTTAAACAATTTATCGCTATTACTGGCAATCACTGGACGTAGCGGAGAAGCCGAAGAACTCTTGCGCGAAGCAATTGAGATCGGCCGCGAAACGCTCGATGTTCAGCATCCCGACTTAGCTGTCTGGATCAACAATCTTGCCGGGCTGTTAGAAAACACCGGGCGTGTGAACGAAGCGACGCCACTTTATTTAGAAGCGTTAGAGATTTTCCGCGCCGCTTTGGGCGACGACCACCCCGATACGCAAACAGTCGCCCGCAACACCCTCATCCACCTGCGCGAGCACGCCCCCGACCACCCCGACCGCGCGGCGCTGGAAGCCGTGTTCGGCACCCCGGACGCGCCATAA
- a CDS encoding VOC family protein, producing MSDTQYRKIQTQGVHHITLIGADRQTSIDFWEGVLGMPFIFDQPNLDDANEGHLYFDPGDGRLITIFTNETRKPDPRAVPEDTGSLHHLAFNVSQATFWQIAARLDARGVRHSGPVDRGFMDSIYFRDPLGLRIELASYRFEPPEGTRHADVMIEAHRIRVANGDRNIQREHLADAIELLVERRQQSLSADRGAKKGY from the coding sequence ATGTCAGACACGCAATACCGCAAGATACAGACCCAAGGGGTCCATCACATCACGCTGATCGGGGCGGATCGGCAGACATCGATTGATTTCTGGGAAGGGGTGCTGGGCATGCCCTTCATCTTTGACCAGCCCAATCTGGATGACGCGAACGAAGGGCATTTGTATTTCGACCCTGGCGACGGGCGGCTGATTACCATCTTCACCAATGAAACCCGCAAGCCCGACCCAAGAGCGGTGCCCGAAGACACGGGCAGCCTGCATCATCTGGCCTTCAACGTGTCGCAGGCGACCTTCTGGCAAATCGCCGCGCGGCTCGATGCGCGCGGAGTGCGCCATTCGGGGCCGGTAGATCGCGGGTTCATGGATTCGATCTATTTCCGCGACCCGCTGGGCCTGCGCATTGAACTGGCCAGCTACCGGTTTGAACCGCCCGAAGGCACCCGCCACGCCGACGTGATGATCGAAGCCCACCGCATCCGCGTGGCAAACGGTGACCGCAACATCCAGCGCGAACATCTGGCGGACGCGATAGAGCTGCTGGTCGAGCGGCGACAACAATCGCTCAGCGCGGATCGGGGCGCGAAGAAGGGGTATTGA
- a CDS encoding DUF6746 family protein: protein MNTLVRYACVAVFAAMPAMAQDRVDHYAPQPSETLDAALANFSEYNAIMAGIMAKDSLTPDDMEDVHQLTYTLEVALAKLIAESTELAEQLEYVHQASEGSNGARLRDYGLTYLETAQKIVP, encoded by the coding sequence ATGAACACCCTCGTCCGATACGCCTGTGTCGCCGTATTCGCGGCCATGCCGGCCATGGCGCAAGACCGCGTTGACCATTACGCCCCGCAACCGTCAGAAACGCTCGATGCGGCGCTTGCCAATTTTTCCGAGTATAACGCCATCATGGCCGGGATCATGGCCAAGGACAGCCTGACCCCGGATGACATGGAAGATGTGCACCAACTGACCTACACGCTGGAAGTGGCCTTGGCCAAGCTGATCGCCGAAAGCACCGAACTGGCGGAACAGCTGGAATATGTGCATCAGGCATCCGAAGGCAGCAATGGCGCGCGGTTGCGCGACTACGGGCTGACTTATCTGGAAACGGCGCAAAAGATCGTGCCCTGA
- the rimO gene encoding 30S ribosomal protein S12 methylthiotransferase RimO, with product MSQNPPSLRPDIAPRAQLRDAAPRPNQPTIGMVSLGCPKALVDSERILTRLRAEGYAISPDYTGADAVIVNTCGFLDSAKAESLDAIGEALTENGRVIVTGCLGAEPHYITGAHPKVLAVTGPHQYEQVLDAVHTAVPPAPDPFIDLLPASSVSLTPRHYSYLKISEGCNHKCKFCIIPDMRGRLVSRPAHAVLREAERLVDAGVRELLVISQDTSAYGVDLKHAEDRGHRAHITDLARDLGSLGAWVRLHYVYPYPHVRDLIPLMADGLVLPYLDIPFQHAHPDTLKRMARPAHAERTLDHIAAWRDICPDITLRSTFIVGYPGETEAEFQTLLDWLDEAQLDRVGCFQYENVDGARANALPDHVPDAVKAERWERFMQKAQAISEAKLAAKVGQVMQVIVDDIDADGIATCRTKADAPEIDGNLFIDDDTDGLAPGDIVRVTVDEAGEYDLWGQRA from the coding sequence ATGTCGCAAAATCCGCCCTCGCTTCGCCCCGATATCGCCCCGCGCGCGCAACTGCGCGACGCCGCCCCGCGCCCCAACCAGCCGACCATCGGCATGGTCAGCCTTGGCTGCCCCAAGGCATTGGTGGATAGCGAGCGCATCCTGACCCGGCTGCGCGCCGAAGGCTATGCAATCAGCCCTGATTACACCGGCGCGGATGCGGTGATCGTGAACACTTGCGGGTTTCTGGACAGCGCCAAGGCCGAATCCTTGGATGCGATTGGCGAGGCGTTGACCGAGAATGGCCGCGTGATCGTGACCGGCTGTCTGGGGGCGGAACCCCATTACATAACGGGTGCGCACCCCAAGGTTCTGGCCGTGACCGGGCCGCACCAATATGAGCAGGTGCTGGATGCCGTGCATACAGCCGTGCCGCCCGCGCCCGACCCGTTCATCGACCTGCTGCCGGCCAGCAGCGTCAGCCTGACGCCGCGCCATTACAGTTACCTCAAGATTTCAGAGGGTTGCAACCACAAGTGCAAGTTCTGCATTATCCCCGATATGCGTGGGCGGCTGGTCAGCCGACCCGCCCATGCGGTGCTGCGCGAGGCGGAGCGGCTGGTAGATGCGGGCGTGCGTGAATTGCTGGTAATCTCGCAAGACACCTCTGCCTATGGGGTGGACCTGAAACACGCCGAGGACCGCGGCCACCGCGCGCATATCACCGATCTGGCGCGCGATCTGGGGTCTTTGGGCGCGTGGGTGCGGCTGCATTATGTCTACCCCTACCCGCATGTGCGCGATCTGATCCCGCTTATGGCGGATGGATTGGTGCTGCCCTATCTGGACATTCCGTTCCAGCACGCGCATCCCGACACGCTCAAACGCATGGCGCGCCCAGCCCATGCCGAACGCACGCTGGACCATATCGCGGCATGGCGCGACATCTGCCCCGATATCACCCTGCGCTCCACGTTCATTGTCGGCTATCCGGGAGAGACGGAAGCCGAATTCCAGACGCTTCTGGACTGGCTGGACGAGGCGCAACTGGACCGGGTGGGCTGCTTTCAATATGAAAACGTGGACGGTGCCCGCGCCAATGCCCTACCCGACCATGTGCCCGATGCGGTGAAAGCCGAACGCTGGGAGCGGTTCATGCAAAAGGCGCAAGCCATTTCCGAGGCCAAGCTGGCCGCCAAGGTCGGTCAGGTCATGCAGGTAATCGTTGATGATATCGACGCAGACGGTATCGCCACCTGCCGCACCAAGGCCGATGCGCCTGAAATTGACGGCAACCTGTTCATTGACGACGACACGGACGGGCTGGCCCCCGGCGATATTGTCAGGGTCACGGTGGACGAGGCCGGGGAGTATGACCTCTGGGGGCAGCGGGCCTAG
- a CDS encoding class I SAM-dependent methyltransferase has protein sequence MVHARTTPFAMPLPKALEHVDRFFGLDTILTDEGCDILRPYYQQSEPGYKRVHSEKGCMHMALNPDGVYSADGYFTQIRTVADHIRQVQAKRVLELGSGMGFNTIALAPDHPDVQFTGLDLMAHHVNSAGKDARHLPNARFQLGSYADIPTDLHGADVVFAVETLCYATDLDAVARQIAAAMAPGGRFIMYDGFRRADFHQAPPDVQTAARLFEVTTAVTGGFHSVEACEAALARAGLVVLRRDDLSDQSIAGLRYLHHRSARFFRSWKYRLLKHVLPVYLLRNAVAGLVGPYMIEGAGPNSGDTQAAITYSVLMAEKPH, from the coding sequence ATGGTCCATGCCAGAACCACGCCCTTTGCCATGCCGCTGCCAAAAGCCTTAGAGCATGTGGACCGGTTTTTCGGGCTGGATACGATTTTGACGGATGAGGGGTGCGATATTCTGCGCCCCTATTACCAGCAATCCGAACCCGGCTATAAACGCGTGCATTCCGAGAAGGGCTGCATGCATATGGCGCTGAACCCCGACGGGGTTTACAGCGCCGACGGGTATTTCACACAAATCCGCACTGTCGCAGATCACATTCGGCAGGTGCAGGCCAAACGGGTGTTGGAATTGGGCAGCGGCATGGGGTTCAACACCATCGCGCTGGCGCCAGACCACCCCGATGTGCAGTTCACGGGCCTTGACCTGATGGCGCATCATGTCAATAGCGCCGGGAAAGATGCCCGTCATCTGCCCAATGCCCGGTTTCAACTGGGCAGCTATGCCGATATTCCCACGGATCTGCACGGGGCCGATGTGGTGTTTGCCGTGGAAACCCTGTGCTACGCGACCGATCTGGATGCGGTCGCGCGGCAAATTGCGGCTGCCATGGCGCCGGGCGGGCGGTTCATTATGTATGATGGGTTCCGCCGGGCCGATTTTCACCAAGCACCGCCAGATGTGCAGACCGCCGCGCGCCTGTTTGAGGTGACGACCGCCGTGACAGGCGGCTTTCACAGTGTCGAGGCTTGCGAGGCTGCGCTAGCCCGCGCAGGGCTTGTGGTGCTGCGCCGCGACGATCTGTCCGATCAATCCATTGCCGGGCTGCGCTATTTGCACCACCGCTCTGCGCGATTTTTCCGGTCATGGAAGTATCGCCTGCTGAAACATGTCTTGCCGGTTTACCTGCTGCGCAATGCCGTGGCCGGGCTGGTCGGCCCCTATATGATTGAAGGGGCCGGGCCGAATTCGGGCGATACGCAAGCTGCCATCACCTATTCTGTGCTGATGGCTGAAAAGCCGCACTGA
- the trpE gene encoding anthranilate synthase component I has translation MASLTPDFDHFEAAWARGENQLVYMRLAADLDTPVSLYLKLAGAARDSFILESVTGGEVRGRYSIIGMKPDLVWQCHDGRARLNRQARFDPDAWEDQAAPPLDSLRALLAESRIDIPDDLPAACAGLFGYLGYDMIRLVEHLPDVNPDPIGAPDALMLRPSVVAVLDGVKGEVIVVAPAWAASGLPARAAYAQAAERVMDAVRDLERGLPGTPRELAEGDAPIGAPVSNFSKPDYLAAVEKAKDYIRAGDIFQVVPSQRWSQRFALPPFALYRSLRRMNPSPFMFYFDFALADGPFQVIGASPEILVRLRDGEVTIRPIAGTRPRGATPEQDRAHEQDLLADQKELAEHLMLLDLGRNDVGRVARIGTVRPTEEFVIERYSHVMHIVSNVVGELAEGQDALSALLAGLPAGTVSGAPKVRAMQIIDELEPEKRGVYGGGAGYFSAGGEMDMCICLRTAVLKDETLYIQAGGGVVYDSDPEAEYEETVNKSRALRRAAEEAGRFTRGNS, from the coding sequence ATGGCCAGCCTGACCCCCGACTTCGACCATTTCGAAGCAGCTTGGGCACGCGGTGAGAACCAGCTTGTCTATATGCGGCTGGCCGCCGATCTGGACACGCCGGTGTCGCTATATCTGAAACTGGCGGGCGCGGCGCGCGACAGTTTCATCTTGGAATCCGTCACCGGCGGCGAGGTGCGCGGGCGATATTCGATTATCGGGATGAAACCCGATCTGGTCTGGCAATGCCACGATGGCCGCGCGCGGTTGAACCGTCAGGCACGATTCGACCCCGACGCGTGGGAGGATCAGGCCGCCCCCCCGCTTGACAGCCTGCGCGCGCTTTTGGCCGAATCGCGGATCGACATTCCCGATGATCTGCCCGCCGCCTGTGCCGGGCTGTTCGGCTATCTGGGATATGACATGATCCGGCTGGTCGAACATCTGCCCGACGTAAACCCCGACCCGATTGGCGCGCCCGATGCGCTGATGCTGCGCCCGTCCGTCGTGGCGGTGCTGGATGGGGTGAAGGGCGAGGTGATCGTGGTCGCACCCGCATGGGCCGCCAGCGGCCTGCCTGCGCGCGCCGCCTATGCCCAAGCTGCCGAGCGCGTTATGGATGCCGTGCGCGATCTGGAACGCGGGCTTCCCGGCACCCCGCGCGAGCTGGCCGAAGGCGATGCCCCCATCGGTGCGCCAGTGTCGAATTTCAGCAAGCCCGACTACCTTGCCGCTGTGGAAAAGGCCAAGGATTACATACGCGCGGGCGATATCTTTCAGGTCGTGCCGTCACAGCGCTGGTCGCAGCGTTTTGCACTGCCGCCCTTTGCGCTGTATCGCTCGCTGCGGCGGATGAACCCGTCGCCTTTCATGTTCTATTTCGATTTCGCGCTGGCGGATGGCCCGTTTCAGGTGATCGGTGCCAGCCCCGAGATCTTGGTGCGGCTGCGCGATGGCGAGGTAACGATCCGCCCCATCGCGGGCACACGCCCGCGCGGGGCAACCCCGGAACAAGATCGCGCGCATGAGCAAGACCTGCTCGCCGATCAGAAAGAACTGGCCGAGCATCTGATGCTGCTGGACCTTGGCCGCAACGATGTGGGCCGGGTGGCCCGCATCGGGACCGTGCGCCCGACAGAGGAATTCGTGATCGAACGCTACAGCCATGTCATGCATATCGTGTCGAACGTGGTGGGCGAACTGGCAGAAGGGCAAGATGCGCTGTCGGCCCTGTTGGCCGGTCTGCCCGCGGGCACGGTCAGCGGTGCGCCCAAGGTGCGCGCCATGCAGATCATTGACGAGTTGGAACCGGAAAAGCGCGGTGTCTATGGCGGCGGCGCGGGGTATTTTTCCGCAGGCGGCGAGATGGACATGTGCATCTGCCTGCGCACCGCCGTGCTGAAGGACGAAACGCTCTACATTCAGGCTGGCGGCGGCGTGGTCTATGACAGCGACCCAGAGGCCGAATATGAGGAAACGGTCAACAAATCGCGCGCCCTGCGCCGCGCCGCCGAAGAGGCGGGCCGCTTTACCCGTGGCAACAGTTAG
- a CDS encoding peptidylprolyl isomerase, protein MSSNKNSKGKKLGAGLLMGLLALSLLGFGVEGFGTARQTIGTVGERDITADDYARTLQNDMRALQAQIGETVTLEQARLFGLDQRALQQLIDQAALDTEAERFGVSVGDATVQAEILGISSFQGIDGSFDREAYRFALQNAGLSEGEFETSIREEIARSILQLATVGGASAPEGLVQPLLDYQAQTRDFTVLTLTADDLDSPVGQPDDAALTAYYDANLDRYTQPAGKRLDYAWITPEMLLDTLDADEEELRAAYEARAAQYRQPERRLVERLILPDMSAAQTAMDRIRAGEATFEDVVADRGLTLDDTDMGDVTRDALGDAAEAVFALEEPGVTGPVETDLGPAIFRMNAILAARETPFEEARAELRDALLMDRARRILAENLDLYEDLLAGGATVTQLAAETEMQEGQIDWRPDVRSGIAAYEEFRDAARDVQAGDFAEILLLDDGGMFALELVEGLPATPRPLDDIRTQVVQDWQSDEIRARLSTLAEALMEEVEGGTAIDALGLDSLRFADLSRSDPVPDLPGAVLEQAFELDEGALATVADGARVHVVQLHAVNAPDPDMDSTQQIRRALDQQITQSYAQDLFGYFGDALRQSMPVTLNQQMIDAVEQSF, encoded by the coding sequence ATGTCGTCGAACAAGAATTCCAAGGGCAAGAAACTTGGCGCCGGGCTGCTGATGGGCCTGCTGGCACTCAGCTTGCTGGGCTTTGGGGTTGAGGGCTTTGGCACGGCGCGCCAAACCATCGGCACCGTGGGCGAACGCGACATCACCGCCGACGACTACGCGCGCACGCTGCAAAACGACATGCGCGCGCTGCAAGCGCAGATTGGCGAAACGGTCACACTTGAACAGGCGCGCCTGTTCGGGCTGGACCAGCGTGCGCTGCAACAGTTGATCGACCAAGCCGCGCTTGACACCGAAGCAGAGCGGTTTGGCGTTTCTGTGGGCGACGCGACCGTGCAGGCAGAAATTCTGGGCATCTCCAGCTTTCAGGGGATTGACGGGTCATTCGACCGCGAAGCTTATCGCTTCGCCTTGCAGAATGCCGGGCTGAGCGAGGGCGAATTCGAGACCTCTATCCGCGAGGAGATCGCACGCTCGATCCTGCAACTGGCCACAGTGGGCGGCGCCAGCGCCCCCGAGGGGCTGGTGCAACCGCTGCTGGACTACCAAGCGCAGACCCGCGATTTCACCGTGCTGACCTTGACAGCCGATGACCTTGACAGCCCTGTCGGCCAACCCGATGACGCGGCATTGACCGCCTATTACGACGCCAATCTGGACCGCTACACCCAGCCCGCTGGCAAGCGGCTGGACTATGCTTGGATCACCCCGGAGATGCTGCTCGATACGTTGGATGCCGACGAAGAGGAATTGCGCGCCGCCTATGAAGCGCGCGCGGCGCAGTATCGTCAGCCTGAACGGCGGCTGGTGGAACGGCTGATCCTGCCCGACATGAGTGCCGCGCAAACCGCGATGGACCGCATCCGCGCGGGCGAGGCCACTTTCGAAGACGTGGTGGCAGATCGCGGTCTGACACTGGATGACACCGATATGGGCGATGTCACCCGCGATGCTTTGGGCGACGCCGCGGAAGCTGTTTTCGCGCTGGAAGAACCGGGTGTCACCGGCCCGGTAGAGACCGACCTTGGCCCCGCGATTTTCCGGATGAACGCGATTCTGGCCGCGCGTGAAACCCCGTTTGAAGAGGCCCGCGCAGAGCTGCGCGATGCGCTGCTGATGGACCGTGCCCGCCGTATTCTGGCTGAAAACCTTGACCTGTATGAAGACCTGCTGGCAGGCGGGGCCACCGTGACCCAACTGGCGGCAGAAACAGAGATGCAGGAAGGCCAGATCGACTGGCGCCCGGATGTTCGAAGCGGCATTGCCGCCTATGAAGAATTCCGCGACGCCGCGCGCGACGTGCAAGCCGGGGATTTCGCAGAAATCCTGCTGTTGGACGATGGCGGCATGTTCGCGCTTGAACTGGTCGAAGGACTGCCTGCCACGCCGCGCCCCTTGGATGACATCCGCACGCAGGTTGTGCAGGATTGGCAAAGCGACGAGATCCGCGCGCGCCTGTCCACGCTGGCCGAAGCGCTGATGGAAGAGGTCGAGGGCGGCACCGCGATCGACGCTCTGGGCCTTGACAGTCTGCGCTTTGCCGACCTGTCGCGCTCTGACCCGGTGCCGGACCTGCCCGGCGCCGTGCTGGAACAGGCCTTCGAACTGGACGAGGGCGCGCTGGCAACCGTCGCCGATGGTGCGCGGGTGCATGTGGTGCAATTGCACGCCGTCAATGCCCCCGACCCGGATATGGACAGCACCCAACAAATTCGCCGCGCGCTGGACCAGCAGATCACCCAAAGCTATGCGCAAGACCTGTTCGGGTATTTTGGTGACGCGCTGCGCCAATCCATGCCGGTCACGCTGAACCAACAGATGATCGACGCTGTTGAGCAGAGCTTTTGA
- the gpt gene encoding xanthine phosphoribosyltransferase, with protein MSDRLPHEKGFHISWDQIHRDSRALAWRLDKHGPDGGDWRAVVAITRGGLAPAMIIARELDIRVVDTISVKSYDHQTQAQATVLKAPQADIMGTDGEGVLIIDDLVDTGKTLELVRRMFPKAHFATVYAKPQGRGMVDSFITEVSQDTWIFFPWDMALQYVEPYRGT; from the coding sequence ATGTCTGACCGTCTGCCGCATGAAAAAGGCTTCCATATCAGCTGGGACCAGATCCACCGCGACAGCCGCGCACTGGCCTGGCGGCTGGACAAGCACGGCCCCGATGGTGGCGATTGGCGCGCAGTGGTGGCGATCACGCGCGGCGGGCTGGCCCCGGCGATGATCATCGCTCGCGAGTTGGATATCCGCGTGGTCGATACGATCAGCGTGAAATCCTACGACCACCAGACGCAGGCACAGGCCACGGTGCTGAAAGCCCCGCAGGCCGATATCATGGGCACGGATGGTGAAGGCGTGCTGATTATCGACGATCTGGTCGATACCGGCAAAACGCTGGAATTGGTGCGCCGCATGTTCCCCAAGGCGCATTTCGCCACGGTCTATGCCAAACCGCAGGGGCGTGGCATGGTGGACAGCTTCATCACCGAAGTCAGCCAAGACACTTGGATTTTCTTCCCGTGGGACATGGCGCTGCAATATGTCGAACCCTATCGCGGCACCTAA